In a genomic window of Comamonadaceae bacterium OTU4NAUVB1:
- a CDS encoding pilin, giving the protein MNRRSIARNVQKGFTLIELMIVVAIIGILAAVALPAYQDYTVRAKVTEGLTLAASAKTAVAENAANGSPFKSGWVAPGATKNVASVGIDDTTGKITITYDSTIDSGATLVLVPVDGTTAAGTALAAGTVPTTGSITWICASTGTTTANAVAKAAKGSIKDKYVPASCRT; this is encoded by the coding sequence ATGAACCGTCGTTCCATCGCACGCAATGTGCAAAAGGGTTTCACCCTGATCGAATTGATGATCGTCGTGGCGATCATCGGTATTCTGGCGGCCGTGGCGCTGCCGGCTTATCAGGATTACACGGTGCGTGCAAAGGTCACAGAAGGTTTAACTCTGGCGGCTTCGGCTAAAACCGCAGTTGCTGAAAATGCTGCAAATGGCTCACCTTTTAAGTCGGGATGGGTAGCTCCTGGCGCCACCAAAAATGTGGCGAGCGTTGGCATTGACGATACAACCGGTAAAATCACCATTACTTATGATTCCACTATTGATAGTGGTGCCACGCTTGTTCTGGTTCCTGTGGATGGGACAACTGCGGCTGGTACCGCACTTGCGGCCGGTACTGTACCTACCACTGGATCCATTACTTGGATCTGCGCCTCAACTGGCACCACAACTGCAAATGCAGTTGCGAAAGCTGCAAAGGGAAGTATCAAGGACAAATATGTTCCAGCATCTTGCCGCACTTAA